The genomic interval CAGGCAACGGCAGTCTCGTCATCCGCGGGGAAAGCTCTTGGCAACAAATGTCGGTGCAAGCCATCGTCGTGGACGCGGCCGGCAACCAAACCATCCAAACCGAGATCGTTCATCGACCTCGCATCGCTGCCGGTGCCACACGGGCACTTGCCGCCGCATCGCCCGGTCAAGACCACGGCGGCGTCAACGCAAAGACCGTCGCCGGTCCCAACTCGCCGAACTACATCAACGCCAGCGACAGCAGCGGACTGAACTCACCACCGAGCCAAAGCTTTCCCGCACCGACCATCCCCGAAATCATTCCGCCGGGACAAGCCACATACGCGCCCCGTCCCGCGACACCACAGTCAATAGATGCCGACTCGTTGACCCCGGAAACGAAACCACCCGCTGCACAGAAACCCGTTGCTCCAAAACCGCGGCGGACATTGCAACAAGCCATGCGTCCGCTCGAAAGCGCGGAGAACATCCCCACCCCGAAACCCGATGGCGATGTCACAACGCCTTCGCCTGAGACGATACCGCCACAAGGTTTCCGCCCTTCGCTCGGATCGCAATCCCCCACCCGCTCATCAGCCGAGGACAAGAAAAACAGCGCGTCGAGCACGCCCCGCAAGACATTCATTCCCGGTGCTGAAAACATCCCGATGTCCAGTGGACGCAGCGAAGCCTACGAAGCCAACCGTGCCGCGCAAGCCGAGTACGACCGCGCGTTGCTGGCCAACAAGGTCGCGATTCGCCACAGCGATTCCTTGCGATTCAGCCTCGAGTACGAACTGGAAGCCGTCGGCAACACGGGCGTCGACGCGGTCGAGCTCTATGGCAGCACCGACGCGGGTAAAACGTGGCGACGCTGGGGAGCCGATCCCGATCGCACCAGTCCGTTTGACATCGAGACGAGCGAAGAAGGCACGTTTTGTTTTCGCATCGTCGTGCTCGGTCGCAACGGACTGGCCAGCCCGCGACCCTTGCCTGGTGAAACACCGGACATCGCCGTCGTGGTCGACCAGACGCCGCCCAAATTGGACATCACCGCGGCGCGATATGGCGAAGGTGACCAAGTGGGCGCGCTGGTGATCGAATACGAATGCAGAGATGACAACTTGATGCAACGACCGATCGCACTCTCGTTCGGCGAATCGACGGAAGGCCCCTGGTCGACGATCGCGTCGGGCCTGCGAAACGATGGTTCCCACGTCTGGCCGGCCGACCCTCAGTTGCCCCGCGAAATCTACTTGCGAATCGACGCGACCGATCAAGCGGGCAACATCGGCACCTACATCCTGGACCAGCCGATCGACACCCTCGGCCTGGCTCCCCGAGCTCGCATCCTGGGTTTCCGACCTCGCTGAGGACTCGGAAGCCTTTCCCCGAATCCCGTTTGACCCGCAGCCGAAGGCGTAGGCCCCGTTTGACCCGCAGCCGAAGGCGCAGGCCCCGTTTGACCCGCAGCCAAAGGCGTAGGCGGGAGCGGCAATTGACCCTGCGGGGCAATCCGGTTGGCTGCGTCTCCTACGCCTTCGGCTGCGGGTCAAACGATGTGGAGACTCACTGACAGCGTGCAGCGGTTCTGGTAATCTGGGCAGCATGAGTCTCAAACACGCCTTCGACTTTCTGATCACCCCGGCCGACGGCCCCGTCGACTTCGACGTCGCTGCGTTATTCGGCCCTGATGCCACCTTGGCCTCTTGGGTGGCTGGACGTTTGATCGGCGACGCCGATGTCACTCAAGTCGATGGGGACACGGCGCGGTGGAGCGACATTCGCGACGACTTAGCCACGGCGTCTCTGTTCGACATGGGCGAAAAACGCACGATCATCATTCGCGGCGCGGACAAATTTCTGTCTGCCAATCGTCCTGAGATCGAAGCCTACCTTGCCAAGCCCGGCTCGGCCGCACGTTTGATCTTGCTGTTGGAATCGTTTCCATCAAACACAAAAGCCTACAAGATGATCGACAAGTCACACTTGTTGATCGTCTGCAGTTGCGAAGTGGAAAAGAAGTACGGCGTGACCGCCGCATCACGTCGAAAATTCTTGACCGACTACGTTGCCCCACGCCATCAAACCAAACTGACCGGCGGGGCCGCCGATGCGTTGATCGAGATGCTCGGCGCCGACACCGGCTTCATCGACACTGAGATCGCCAAGCTGGCTCTGTACAAGCAACCAGGCGAAACGGTCGACGAAGCTTTGGTGCGTGACATCGTTTCCGGATGGCAAGGAAAAACGATTTGGCAGATCATCGAAGCCATCAATGCCGGAGACGCGGCCGAAGCGATTCGGCAACTCGACAAACTGATGGAAGGCGGCCAACCCCCGATCGCCCTGCTGCCACAGATCGCGTGGTCGCTCAGACGACTGGGATTGGCAACGGCCGCCATCGAACACGCCGAACGCACAGGCAAACCTTGGCGAATGGACGAAGCGTTGACCAAGGCTGGCATCAAACCCTTTGAAGCGGCGAAGGCCGGCGCCAGTTTGAAACGGATCGGACGCGTCAAAGCTCGCCAGTTGTTGCCATGGCTTCTCGATGCCGACTTGCGACTCAAAGGCACCCACAGCGCCGACGGCCGCGATCGATTTCTACTGGAGCAATTCGTTCTCCGCCTGGCAAAACCACCGGCGTAGCCACTCATTCCAATTCCAACGGAGTCAAGGTCAAGTCAAAATCGCAACACTAGCCACGGGCTTCGAAGGTGGGGGCGGTCATCATAAGGCTGGGCGAATGCGAGGAAGGGGGCCTGTCTGCGCAAGTCAATGCGCTGGAAATGGCAAAACGCTTGGCGGGGCACGCTATCGACTTGGAAAGTCGAGCGACAATAGTCATTCGACTTTCCAAGTCGAAAACGAACACCACCATCCGCCCTAACGCCGGAACCAACCTTTTCGTTTGACGTAGCATTCTCTCGTCGCGTCATAATAGATTGGATGGTGATGCTTTTCCAACAACGGCAAGAATTTATGGATGCCGCTGAAATCGATCAGTTTTCGTTCGGCACTGGTGATCGGGACCAACCAGAACGGCTGAATGGAGTTGGCACCGGAGCGTAACCCCGGCATCGGCTTGGAATCGTTGTCGATCACCGGCAGCATATAAACGCAGTTATCCAGCGCACTGCCTTCCACTCCCGATCCCGGTATGTCCGCAAGCGATGTCGTGGATCCGAACGTCAAACCGTTCTTGCGTATGTAGGGTAACATCGCGGCGCTGCGCAGCAATGCGATGCTGTTGTGATCCACATGGGTCACGTACAGCAGCAACTCGCCCAGCACCGATCGCTGACCGTGAGGCATGGCCACGGGATAATCGCTCATGCCATTGGTCGCCAAAGTCGTGAAGTCGCGTTCTTCGTGCGGGGGAAAAACAAGCACATCGATCTTCATTCGGTCGTCCTGCAGTGGCGGTTCGACCATCGAACAAGGACCGAAGCGAGACTCAAACTCTCGCATGCGATGCTTCCAAAGTAGACGGCTCGTGTCCTCCGACGGTTGACCGACACCGCGTTGATCTACCGCCCGAGAGTCGGCGTTGAATTGCTGTGTTGCTCGCGTGTCAGCAGAGTGATGACTGACTGCGAATGACGCCGACGAATCGGACCCGATGGGTTGACGATTCGACCGTCCACTTCGCTCATCCGTTCGAACAACCACGGTTGGCGGCAGCGCCGATCGGACATCGACGACCGGAACGTCGTACTGATTTGCACCGATCGACGGTTGTCCCAAAATGGATTGATCCAGCGGTGTCTTGATTTGAGCTGACAAGTAGGATGAACTGTGGGTCGAGCCCGAGACGCTGCCGGTTCCCCGGCGAACGAAATCGGATTCTCGATCCAGCAACTCACGTTCGCGTCGCGCTAATTCTTCTTCACGATTGGCCATCGACAGCAACAACGCTTGCTTCTCACTGAAAACGGACTCCTGTCGTTGTCTCAGCGTCGCGATCTGCTTCAGCAACACCTGCTCTCGCGCCATCATCTCGGCATCACGTTTGGCCAAGATCTCCTTCAATTCTTCTTCATCAATCCCCATCAACGCCATGTCGTCTAACTGATCTTCACGACGTTTGACCTCTTCCTCACGAGCGACGAGGTGATCACTACGCAACTGCGTTTCGTTCTCCAACGTCTCCAATTGTGATTCACGCTCCGCAAGGGCACGTTGCGAGTTCTCCAACTCAGTCTGCTGACGCATCATCTCGCGTTCACGCTGATCCAGTCGCTGCTCCAACCCCTCCAACTCTCGCTGACGTGTGGCAAGCTGCGATGACCTAGCCTGCATCTCCTGTTCGCCCACACGTACGGCTTCGGCACGGCCCGCGAGATCCTTTTTCCGCTCGTCCATCCCATCGGTGGATGCCTTGAAAGCTTTCAGCTTTTCCTCCAAAGCCGCTTTCTCATGCTGCAAACTCACCTTCAACTCATTGAGCTCACAACTGCGTTGCTGCAAAGCATTCTCTTGCTGTTGAAGCTCGGACGCGCGTTGCTCCAGTGTTGCGGCTCTGCCCTCCAATGCTGCTTGCTCAGCGGTCAGCCGATTGCGTAGCTCCTCGACCTCCAACCGCCGCTGCTCGGCTTGTTGCAGTATCTTCTTCGAATCCGCTTCAGCCCGTTGCCGCGTCTGCTGGGCTTGCAACATCAACGCGTCCGCGTTGGCCTTGACTGCCCCACCGGTACGCGAGGATTGCGGCCCGTGACCATTGACGGGTGCATTGACGACTTTGGCTTGTTTGTGACCGACAGACGGATCATCGTCCGAGAAAACCAAACCAGGTATCTCTGAGGCACTCCGCCAGTTGTCTTCGCCTGATCCGATGGCAACATTCGCATGGATCGCACCACGATCTGCGAACGCCTGCAACTGGTCCATCGTAAACGGTCCGCGTTTTCCAGACTTCGTTCGAATGAACCACTCTTGAGGCATCGCGAATGAACACGGTTCTGAACAAACCGCTCTTTGAGAGATCGAGGACTGAATGACGAGTCGATTGATGCCGCGTATTTGAGCATCCTGACCCGCACTTGACCACCATTTTATCGGGTGGATCGGCGATCGAATCGAAGACTGCCCCCTCGGCAATGCGGATCAGCGGGCACCCACACAAGCATCATCGTTTACGCAAGCCCCCCAAAGCAACATCGCTGAGCAACATCGCTGAGCAACATCGCTGAGCAACATCGCTGAGCGTCTACATTCGAGTGCTGGTTCCCTTGGTCAACGCCATGAATGCCGACTCCAGATCCAGCTCTTCTTCGTTGAACCGTTTCAGATCGACTCCATTCTCGATCAACAGCTTGGGCAAATCACTGTAGTCGTCGACCTCTTGTTTCAACACCACTCGAATCGCATCGTCACCGGGCTCGCAGCCTTGGACTTTTTCGTGACCGCTGAGCAACTGTGAGATGCGTTCAAGCTGTTCACGTTTGCCCGGCTGAATGACGAGCACGGTGTGTTGACGAACCATCCGGATCACTTCGGTGACCTTTGCATTCTGTTTGAGTTCGCCGCGATCAATGATGCCGACTTTGTTACACACGTCGGCCAACTCGGGCAAAATGTGACTGCTGACGATCACCGTTTTTCCCATTTCGCCGAGCCGTCGCAGCAGGTTCCGCATTTCGATCCGCGCCCTCGGATCGAGCCCCGAGAGAGGTTCGTCCAACAACAGGACCTGTGGATCATGCAGCAATGTGCGTGCGAGTCCCAACCGCTGCGTTTGACCTCGCGACAGCGTGTTGGCGAAGGCATCCCTCTTGAAATCCAAGTCGACGATCTCCAGCATCTCGTCGACACGTTTGCGTCGATCCACTCCATTGATTCGATAGGCGGCGGCAAAGAACTCCAGGTACTCCACGACGGTCATGTCGTCGTAGA from Stieleria varia carries:
- the holA gene encoding DNA polymerase III subunit delta, translating into MSLKHAFDFLITPADGPVDFDVAALFGPDATLASWVAGRLIGDADVTQVDGDTARWSDIRDDLATASLFDMGEKRTIIIRGADKFLSANRPEIEAYLAKPGSAARLILLLESFPSNTKAYKMIDKSHLLIVCSCEVEKKYGVTAASRRKFLTDYVAPRHQTKLTGGAADALIEMLGADTGFIDTEIAKLALYKQPGETVDEALVRDIVSGWQGKTIWQIIEAINAGDAAEAIRQLDKLMEGGQPPIALLPQIAWSLRRLGLATAAIEHAERTGKPWRMDEALTKAGIKPFEAAKAGASLKRIGRVKARQLLPWLLDADLRLKGTHSADGRDRFLLEQFVLRLAKPPA
- a CDS encoding suppressor of fused domain protein, with amino-acid sequence MPQEWFIRTKSGKRGPFTMDQLQAFADRGAIHANVAIGSGEDNWRSASEIPGLVFSDDDPSVGHKQAKVVNAPVNGHGPQSSRTGGAVKANADALMLQAQQTRQRAEADSKKILQQAEQRRLEVEELRNRLTAEQAALEGRAATLEQRASELQQQENALQQRSCELNELKVSLQHEKAALEEKLKAFKASTDGMDERKKDLAGRAEAVRVGEQEMQARSSQLATRQRELEGLEQRLDQREREMMRQQTELENSQRALAERESQLETLENETQLRSDHLVAREEEVKRREDQLDDMALMGIDEEELKEILAKRDAEMMAREQVLLKQIATLRQRQESVFSEKQALLLSMANREEELARRERELLDRESDFVRRGTGSVSGSTHSSSYLSAQIKTPLDQSILGQPSIGANQYDVPVVDVRSALPPTVVVRTDERSGRSNRQPIGSDSSASFAVSHHSADTRATQQFNADSRAVDQRGVGQPSEDTSRLLWKHRMREFESRFGPCSMVEPPLQDDRMKIDVLVFPPHEERDFTTLATNGMSDYPVAMPHGQRSVLGELLLYVTHVDHNSIALLRSAAMLPYIRKNGLTFGSTTSLADIPGSGVEGSALDNCVYMLPVIDNDSKPMPGLRSGANSIQPFWLVPITSAERKLIDFSGIHKFLPLLEKHHHPIYYDATRECYVKRKGWFRR
- a CDS encoding ABC transporter ATP-binding protein yields the protein MIKTVDLTKKYGDAFAIRSIDLDLQAGDLFGFIGPNGAGKTTTMRIIATLLEPSWGEAYVCDYSVHTAPKEIRRLVGYMPDFFGVYDDMTVVEYLEFFAAAYRINGVDRRKRVDEMLEIVDLDFKRDAFANTLSRGQTQRLGLARTLLHDPQVLLLDEPLSGLDPRARIEMRNLLRRLGEMGKTVIVSSHILPELADVCNKVGIIDRGELKQNAKVTEVIRMVRQHTVLVIQPGKREQLERISQLLSGHEKVQGCEPGDDAIRVVLKQEVDDYSDLPKLLIENGVDLKRFNEEELDLESAFMALTKGTSTRM